Genomic DNA from Longimicrobium sp.:
TGCACCGAGCCGCTGGACGGGCTCACCGTGAGCGAGGTGTAGGTGGGGGGCTGCTGGGGAGTGTCGCCGCCCGCCTTCACCTCGACGGTACCCTGGATCTCGTGGCGCGTGCAGTGGTAGGCGTACGTCCCCGGCTGGCTGAACTTGCGGCTGACCGAGGTGCCCTCCTCGGTGCGGCCGGCGCTCCCCCCGTCGGGCGCGATGGTGTAGAAGGTCACCGTGTGGTCGTCGTCCACCATCGTCCAGGTGACCGTCCCGCCCACCGCGATGGTGACCGCCGGCGGCGAGTACCCGCTGCGCCGGGCCGCGACCGCGGCGGTGCTGGGCGCGGGCGGGGCGGGAGGCGCGACCACCGTGACGCTCGCCGCCGCCTGCCGGGTGACGCCGCCCGCCGTGAGCGACGCCGTGATCGTCACCGCGCCCGCCGCCACGCCGCGCACCACGCCCGACGCGTCCACCGTCGCGCGCGAGGCGTCGCTGGTGCTGAAGGTCGGCGCGGGGAGCCCCGCCATCGCGGCGCCGTTCTGGTCGCGCGGGGTGGCGGTGAGCTGGAGCGTTCCTCCCACGTTCACCGAGCCCGCGTCGGGCGAGAGCGTGAGCGAGGTGAAGGTGGCCGAGGGCGGCGGCGGCGGCGGCGCCGTGACCGTGAGGTCCGCCGTGGCGGTGTGGGTCGCCCCTCCCGCGGTCAGCGTGGCGCGGATGGTGACGGCGCCCGCCGCCAGCCCCGTCACCAGGCCGTTGCCGTCGACCGTGGCCTTCGCCGGGTCCGACGACACGAAGGTGGGCGCCGGGAGGCCGCTGAGCGCGTTCCCCGCGGCGTCCTTCGGCGTCGCCGTGAGCTGGAAGCTGCCGCCGACGGGAACCGTGCCGCTGGTGGGCGAGAGCGCGAGCGACGCCAGGGTGCCGCCGCCGTTCGCCGGGGGGGTGGTCTCCGTGGGGGTGCCGCCGGAGGCCGCGCCGCCTCCGCCGCACGCCGCCGCGATCGTCGCCGCGAGCGCGACCGCCAGGTACTGCCGGTACCGCATCCTGCCTCCTGCGTGGTGCGTGAGCCCGGCCGGAGCCAGGCGGATGGTGATGCTGGACATGACGCCCTCTCGAACCGGAGAGATGATCACCCGTGGGACGAGACCTTCGCTCGCTGGCGAACGAGGGAGATCGGCCGCCGGGAGATGACGGAGCGAATCCGTTTCGGTGGATTTCCGCCGGGGATCGCCCGCACGTGCCGTTCGGGGCTCCCCGGTGGGATCAAGCCTGGTGGGCCAGCGAGCCTCAGTCGCCGGAGAGTCGTGCAAGCCTTTCCTTCCCACCCCGGGTCGGGCGGCTCGCTGGCCCGGTCTGTCGCTTTCACCGCCACTGGAAGGCAGGACCGATACCGCGTGCAGGTGCGGATGTTTAAACAAGTTGAAACCCCTTGCCAATCAGATGTTTGCGGTGCGTCGGCGCCCATTTCGACGCGTCGCGGGACCCCCTCCCCGGTGTCTCACGGCGCTACATCCTGTCCCGCCTCCCGACACGGTGACTCACCGCGATACACTGCCGCGCTGTCGAATCCGGAGCCTCGCCGCACCGTGCCTGCCCCCGCACCACCGCCAGGCGAGGCTTCCTGCCGTCGTTGCCGCGGCTTCAGCCGCCCCTGTCCCCCCTGCCCTCCGTCACCCTTGTCCCGCCCCGCCCCCGTCGCTAAAACATCCGTCCGCGCCCCGTCCGGCGCCCCGTCCCCGACCCCTAAGCTTCCCGCGCGTGAGCCTCGCCGCATGAGCACACCCGAGGGCGCCGTCCCGCCCGCCCCGTCCGAGCCCGCGACGTCCGACGAGCAGCGCATCGCAGCGGCGCTCGGCCACTGGCGGAGCAAGCTGCTCGACCTGAGCAAGCGCAACCGCGCGCTCAACTTCCGCGTGACGAAGGTCTCCACCGTGGCCGTCGTCGACGAGCAGCCGGCCGAGGTCTTCCGCCGCCTCTACCTCCAGGAGAAGCCGATGCGCTTCCGCGCCGCCGCCGAGCAGCCGGCGGAAGGAGCCGGGGCGGGATCGGGCGACGCGGGGGAAACGGCCGCGCCGGGCGGGGAAGAGGCGCCGCGCACCGCAGGGGGAAGCTCGATGGTGGGCGAGATGATGCAGATGAACGCCCGCTCCGCCGGTCCGGCCGGGGCGGAGGCGGGGGGTGCGTCGTCTCCTTCTCCGGCAGGTCCCGAAGCGGCGGCGAGCGACGCGGCGGCAGCCCCGGCGGAGTCAACCCTCGGCGCCTCGGACGTGACGACGGCGTCCACGACCGAGGCGGCGCCGGTGCTTTCGCCCGCGGAGGGTCAGGCCGCCTCGACGCCCGCGGCGGCCGGGGAGGACGTGTTCGAGGCCATGGAGGAGGACGCGGAGCCGTCCGCCGCCGCGTTCGCGCCGTACGAGGCGGCCAGGCTCGACGAGCGGCACCGCGACGACACGCTGCAGACCGGCGCCGCGCCGGAGCAGCTCGACAGGTCGCTCCGCAGGATCGACGAGCAGGCGCGCGAGACCATCGAGGAGCAGGGCGTCAACGCGCTCTTCCTGGCGCTGGGGATGCTGCACTACCGCGACGCGAAGGACGCCGGCGAAGTCTACCGCGCGCCGCTCCTCCTCCTCCCCGTCGTGCTCACGCGCAGGTCCGCCGCGGCCGGCTACACCGTCGCCGCCACCGACGACGACCCGATCGTCAACCCCACGCTGGCCGAGTACCTCCGGCAGAACTTCGGCGTCGTCCTCCCCGACATCCCCGACCCCAGCACCATCGCCGACGACTACGACCTGCAGCAGTTCTTCGCCGCCGTCACCGCGGCGGTCGC
This window encodes:
- a CDS encoding Ig-like domain-containing protein, whose protein sequence is MSSITIRLAPAGLTHHAGGRMRYRQYLAVALAATIAAACGGGGAASGGTPTETTPPANGGGTLASLALSPTSGTVPVGGSFQLTATPKDAAGNALSGLPAPTFVSSDPAKATVDGNGLVTGLAAGAVTIRATLTAGGATHTATADLTVTAPPPPPPSATFTSLTLSPDAGSVNVGGTLQLTATPRDQNGAAMAGLPAPTFSTSDASRATVDASGVVRGVAAGAVTITASLTAGGVTRQAAASVTVVAPPAPPAPSTAAVAARRSGYSPPAVTIAVGGTVTWTMVDDDHTVTFYTIAPDGGSAGRTEEGTSVSRKFSQPGTYAYHCTRHEIQGTVEVKAGGDTPQQPPTYTSLTVSPSSGSVQVGATLQLAATPRDQYGAAMSGLGSAQWSSSSSAVATVSASGLVTGVAAGTATITATLASGGTTKTATATITVTTTTAPPPPPPPPGNSTATVTTPGESFSPQTVTIAAGGTVTWQISGATHNVTFSGAAPTGGSIPDTRSGTSVSRTFPTAGTYNYQCTRHSGMTGQVVVQ